Below is a genomic region from Zea mays cultivar B73 chromosome 9, Zm-B73-REFERENCE-NAM-5.0, whole genome shotgun sequence.
TGTTGCTGCCTCCGTACGTCGACTACTCTGCGAGCCGGCCGGTTATTGCGCTAGATCATATGTGTATACATGATTTAAACTATAACAATACGCAATTTAGctttttttcttaaaaaaatagGATCAGAGGAATATAATGCTCGAGACTAGTCGGTTGGAAACAAGCTTGCCTTTGAGAAAACAATTTTAAAAGTTTCATTAATTGTTTGATCTTTTTTTCCAAGTAAAAACGGTTCGCTTCTGAAGTGTTTGTCTCAGAAAGAAGTCTCTGTTAgaacttgttcggttattttcaatccatataaaTTGGGGGGATTGATATGAAGTGAGAGAGATTTTGATTTACTAGGGATTGAAACTCTCTCAATCCTTCTCAATGCATATGGATTATGGTAGAATCGAACAAGCTCTATTGGGTTATCACTCCTTTGAAATCCACACAAAAGCAAGGGAAATCCCAAACAAATCGGTCCCGagcaaaataataataataataataataataataataataataataataataataataataataataataataataataataataataataataataataataataataataataataactcaATAGCAAGACTCTCCGATCGTAAGCATGTTGAACAGAACAGATGGTCTCTCGGTTTCCTAGCGTCGCAGCAACATCTACATCACCAAATGGCCAAGCAAAGAGTAGCCACGCGCCCACCCAAAGATCTCCCATATCATTGTTTTTTTTTTCCTTCCTATTCTAAAACGGAGATGGGAAACGGAACTAGGAGTGTTAAAACGAAGAACTCCCAGATAGATTAACaacaacaaaacaaaacaaaacaaaaacgaTCGACTGATGGGTCTCCTTTCAGCCGCGTGTGTACGTAGCATAAGCAAGGCCGAGGTGTCCCGTTCGCCGCGTGTGTAGATGATCTCGAGCGGGGTGCGCGTAGCAGAGCGATTAGGAGTGGAGGTGTGTGAAGAATGATTGGGGTTGGAGGGTGAAAATGACGCGGCGCAATTGGCGAATGCCCCCACGGAATGGATCACACCTGCCGTGCTCGCAAGCAAGTTGCGCCCAATGGCCTGCCGGCGGCGAGGTGGTAGTGGTACTACACGTCTAGACTGTATTGTCATCGGTGGTGGGGCCAGGCAAACTAGGCTTGCGTGCTACTAGACGGCTTCCATGCATTGGCGGCGTGTGTCGTTCTCTTTTTTCTTGCACGGCGACGGCGCTTGCTTGTTGATACATCGGCACACGTGGCGACACCGCGTGGGTCCCGTTCCCGTGGACAGCACgatagatagagagagagagagagagagagatttaccGAGATCAGTTAGCTAGTAGCTCATCTCTCAGCCTCTGCGTGCATCTGCATCTCTCCTCTTCATGCAGGGCACTTGCAAGTGCCAACTTAGTAACCTAGGCAATAGACAGACAAGATTGTTTTGACAAAGATAGAGTAAGGGATGCAGGCTCTAGCGTTGATCCTAGGCAATCACTAACTATTAACATTGCGTAAATTAAgacacaatatatatatataaagatatAGAATTATTAGAGCACGACGTAGATCACCAAACCTAACAGGTCTGACCGAGAGACATCACGACGGTCAATCCTTCGAGCCGAACAATGAGCTCCGTGATTTCTTTTTCTCGGAGCCAAACAGCTTCCCAACTAACGTTATTAACAATGAGATCGTTGAATAGAAAGAGGATTGTGGCCACTCAGTCCTCTTGGTCACAAACAACCCCTAATTTGTAAGGGGGTTTAGCTGTTTTCTACTATGTACCTAAATAACAAAATTATACTCCTAAATACATAGCATAAGCTATGTATTAAAAAATAGAAAGAAATATAACATCTTATAATTTAAAATAAATAGAGTATTGCACAGTCTGTATGAGGGTGTTGGAGTCGTAATGCCGCATAAGTGCAAGACTACGGATCCCTAGAGGGGTAAAATTCCAGCATCGCTGCTCAATCGAGCAGTTGGATTGGCAACCCAATTAAGGGCTAAATTGGAATCACATTCCGAAGAAAAAATAAGCTCAACAGACAATTATTGGATCGGATAAGTTAAAGTCTAATTTTTGCTACCATACCATGGGCATCGAAAAGATTTGGTCTCACAGTTCTTATGGGATAAAGATACAAAAGAAGGCAGCAGATCTTTCTAATAAGTACCATCAAAAGTCCCAAGGGAGAATGCCTGTGAGTGAATCACAGGGCATTTATCATCCGCTTCATTTCCGAAGATCTCCTTGGATCGGGCTCCGCTATAGCCCTCTCAGTCAAGACATGCTTTATCCGGCACATTGATTTCTTTACCTAAAATTATGCAaaccaaaaaaaaaagaaaaaaatgttaAGCGTCAGTTATAGAAAAATAAATGTCATGGGGAGAAACATATGACTGACGCACAGTGATGAGAAATGCAGAGCGCATCAACAAGAACACTGTTTGTTCACATAGATGGGGGGAGGGGCATTTCTTCTTGGTACATTCTTAAAATGTTAATGATTATTTTGCATGTTGAGGTCACCTTGCACATGCTTCTGATATTTTGTTTTTAATGATTATGATGCTCCACAGCCAAATTTAGTTCTCAACTGTTTATGTATATGCAGGGAAGATACTAATGTTAGTTGTTATGAACCGCTGTCTTTTGATACATGAACTTGTGGATTACATTGCCTACAGGGTTCAGTTGTGAGCAATTCAAGAGTATTCAGTAACACACACAGTATACAAAGAGAACCAACTCAGTTTTAGACTAATGTATTGGATTATGCATTGGTCCGGGTCAATAGGGAAAAAATATTTAGTATGCTATATTTACAGTTATGTAAGGCCAATAATAACTAGGAAGCTCATGAAAGTGAAATCCCAAATGTAAACAATGAGCAACCAAGAAACAAGGCAGGACCAGAAAAAGTGGAAAAATGACTTCGATACAAAGAATTGCAATGGCATGGCTTCACACCAACATATTAAACAGCCTATCATCTTACAAAGCATGACATTGATATTTGATGAAATCAAAGCTACTTTAACTGTTGTTACACATGGCATCAACATGGTTCTGTTGCGTGAGAAAATGTGCTGTTGTTGGCAGTCAGATACCTTGGAAATTCGTTCTGGATTTGGGAACCTCATGCTCTCTGAATGCAGCATTTGACGCTGTGTCATTAGCATGTTCTTTTCCTTTAGAAGAACATACCACAATTTCTGAAGGTCATCCCAAGATTTTAGTCGCAGTTCAGAAGCCTTCCAGCTGCGACCTAACGATTGATGCAACAAAGAAAAGGGGGACAGTAAGATTTCTAGAGAAGCAATGTTCAAACAATAAAAAATATATGCAGAAACAACAGCGTATCTAAATGACTAAATCTATGAAATGGTCATAAACTTGTCAACAGTTACATGAGTagtactacctccgttctcgaaaATTTGTTGTCCGCTAGTTTATTTTTGTACTAAAACGCGACAAATCATTTTTGTACGAAAACGCGACAAATCATTTTTGTACGGAAACACGACAAATAGAAAAGAACGGAGAGAGTATTTGTCGCAGGAACACAGGCAGGTACAAAGATTTCTGTAACGCAACCAAATAAGCCCTCTGGATGACATGTGCATATCCTGAAGGTTACTTGAACAAAGGCAACAGCAGGCCCATAATTTACCCAGACCAAACAAAGCCCATTTGCCAACACCACATTAGAAGTTCATCACAGGACATAATCTTCAGGTATGTCTAGTGTTTATCAAAGGAATAGATAGAAGCACACTTACTGCCCTAATGTAATGGGGCCTGCAACTAATGATTCGGATATAGTAAATGCCAGCCAAGTATACAGCTACGTTTACAACTAGTGATTCAGATATCGAAAGCCAGACAGGTAGACAGGACAACAACGTTAATTCCCCAAAAGAACGACCTACGGGCATACTTGCTATAGATTAGAGCGGATGCAAATGAGTGAGCATTGGCCAAATCGAACTCACATCAGTAGGCTTGGGCACTTTTAAGCCGAAACCGAATTACCGAACCGAAATTTCGAAAACCGACCCGAAGTTTCGGTTTTTCGGGGTTTGGTGTCGGGTTCGGTTTCAATTCCTGAGAACTTCGGTGCTCGGTGTCGGCCTCGGTTTTAGGCTTACACCGAACCAAAACACCGGTTCACCGAAACGGCAGCAGCCAGGCGCCCCGCCCCCCAGGCCCCAACTGGCCTGGCCAACTCGGCAAGACAGCAACTCCCCACGGCCCAGGCCAATCGTGCAGCGTCCCACCATTCCACCGGCCCATAGCCCACTTCTCTCATTCTCTATGCGCCCAACTCAGCAACTCCCAAGTTCCAACCCTAATCCGTTCGACAGACGACAGTCCCCACACCCTAGTTCCCCGCTCCCCACGCGGCCACACCAGTGCTCAACGCCTCAacccggcggcggcagcagcactaCGAGCAGTCGAGCAGAGCCGCAGAGGGCCAACCGGCGTGACGGCATTGCACGGCAAGAGGAGCGGTGGGCGACATCAGCCATCGGCGCCAAGTTCTCCGAGCAGTACAACGGCGCCTATAACTGAGCAGTCCTCCAATGTATTTCACCTCTACTCTACTCTACTCTACTCTACTCATCTCCATTCTCTTGTAGTCTTGTAATGTGGTCTTTGAGCTATTAATAGATTTATGTCCTAGTGAAGATACTGGATACTGAATGCTTCAGTTTTTTATCTGTGTAGTGTTGTCAAATGTCAACTGTGGTCTTTGAGCTATTAATAGATTTCTGATTTTTTATTTTCAAACTTTATCTTGTAGATGGGGGACATTGATGATGTTGCTGTTAATGAAGTGAACGCAAAAGAACCGATAGCGACAGATGCCGACAAAGGCAAGGAAGAGCAGCCCAATGATGCACCAACAGAGGAGGATGGCAAGAAAAGGAAAGCTATTGCTCCAAGGTCAGATGTATGGGAACATTTCAGCAAAGTTAGAACTGAAGGAGGGGAAGACAGAGCCAAGTGTAGGTAACTAGGTATTGTGGCAAGCTCTTTCGCTGTGACAAGGACAAATGGTACATCTTCTTTGAAAGGTCATATAAAGGTTTGCAAGAAGAATCCAAACAAACTAGTAATTGATAATCAAGGTACTTTACGGCTACAACCTTGTCCTGGCAATAGTAGTGTTGATACTGTTTCGACATGGAAATTTGATCTGGATGACTTAAAGAATAGTTTTGCTGAAATGATAATTGAGGATGAACAACCTTTTGTCTTGTCTGAACGTCCTGGTCGTAGAAAGTTTCTAGCTAAAGCATGCCCACGTTTTGTTCAACTTGGTGATCAGAAAGAGGGGATCAGATACTCAACTTGGTTATGTTTttctgtgtggcaattgatccaaGGTATAAACTTTCTAAGGCAACAACTGCTATGCAAGCAGTGCttctgtgcaagcgtgcaagcaaaccatctgATCTATTAGATCGTGATCCAACCGTAGGTCACATTTAACACTTACTATTACTGCAGAGTTTGTGGCCTCACTGTTTCTAAGGAGACAACAACCACCCCTACCAATTCTTGAGCATGAAAATTTGATGAATGGTGAATGGAAAATATGAGGCTATCAAAGTTTAAGCTCAAATATGTGATCTGTGATCTCAAACTATCAATAATTGGAAGTTATGTAATGTATGACTTGAAGAGTTGAAGTCTGGACTCTGGACCATTTAAATTTGTTGTAATGTTTGTTATTGAATTTGTGACTTGCTACTAGTTATTGTGGACTTATGTTCATTGTTGAGTGCTGTGCTGCTGGTTATCTGCATGTGTGCTGCTGGTTAGTGGCTACTTGCTGCtgtttattcaattttgaatacggTCATAGCACAGGAGCAGCCGAACAAAGCTTTGACTGAGATGGATTTCGGATGTTCAGTTTAAACCGAACACCGAACCGAAAAACCGAATAGCTCGGTTTTCTTTTCTGAGACACGTAGACCGGTCTGCTCTGTCTGTAAACCGAACTTCTACAACACCGAAAAAACCAATTGCCCAGGCCTACACATCAGGGGGCAACAGCGCACTTAAATCAACATCATACAAGTAAAAATCCCCCTCAACCTCCTTAGATCCTTTCCAATCCCCTCGGATGAGAAATTGACCGAACATAGCCTCAATGGGCTGGCTTCGTCGACCATCTGCGCTAGTCACACCCACGCTGCTAGTCAACGAACACCACGAACCGATCCGCCGCGCGAGGGAGAAAGGTGGGGGATGCATACCGTAGTGGGGAGGAGGCTTGCCCTCCTCGGTGCTCCGCTCGACCTCGAAGAACTCCTCGAGCGGGTTCTGCGCCGTCCTCACCGCAGCCGTCGACGCGGCCTCGGCGGACGAGAAGAGCCGCCTCCCGATCGCCCTCGACAGGGACAGCATCACGGCGATGGCTGCGGCCTGCAGAACGACGGATCGGGTAAGGATTCCGGGCACGGGAAGAGTCCCACTcgaggaagggaggagaggggcgaatgagataccggcggcggcggcgagtgaTCCGCGAGGGAGGTGGGGATAAGAAGGAGACAAGGGTTTAGACGCGATGCGACATACGAGAGGGGTTTTCGCTTGCAAATATAGGAGTGCGCTCTACTAAATCAGGCACTGACAATGTGGACCCACGCATTTCTCCTTTTGCTGAACTGAAGTGAGGGATGAAAGCATATCCAGTACGGCAGTACCGATTACAATTTTTTTGAACGAAGTGGACCGATTACAATTTACAAAACCGTAGTTGAATTTGTATATCCGTCATTGTTTTAATAAGTGAAAAATGTTGATAACAATAGCGACAATATTAACGCTAACGCGTCTAAAAAAGGAAGGAATATGACTTGTTTTTAAATTCAGATTCGACCGACAATGTTAGCGCGTCTAAAAAATGGAAGGAATATGACTCAGTTTTCAAATTCTGATTCGACGGTTTTTTCAAACAGTTTTAGATTCAATCAAATTCATACAAAAG
It encodes:
- the LOC100281274 gene encoding 39S ribosomal protein L47; the encoded protein is MLSLSRAIGRRLFSSAEAASTAAVRTAQNPLEEFFEVERSTEEGKPPPHYGRSWKASELRLKSWDDLQKLWYVLLKEKNMLMTQRQMLHSESMRFPNPERISKVKKSMCRIKHVLTERAIAEPDPRRSSEMKRMINAL